The sequence CACCCTACAAGAACGGCGCTAGCTCGCCTCCGCCAGCCTCACCGTCTCGTTGCTGCGATAGATCGCAAGGTCGCGCGAGCCGACGAAGATCGCTCGCGGCTTCAATCCGTAGAAGCGGCGGATCGAGTGGCTGAAATGCGTGGAATCGGGATAGCCGATATCCTGCGCGAGATGGGCGAGGTTGAGGTCCTGGTTGGCGAAGTGCAACAGATGCCGCGCGCGCTTCCAGGCGCGGAAGGAGCGGAACGAGATGCCGGTCTCTTCCTTGAACAGATGCAGGAAGCGCGAGGCGGACAGGCCCGCTTCGGCCGCGCAAGTGTCGGCCGTCACCGGCTCGCCGGAGAAGCGCTCGATGCGGGCGACCGCGCGCATCACGCGCGGGTCGAGCACGCGGCGCGGCAACGGCTCGCCAAAACACATCTCGTCGAACTCGGCGGTGGTGAGGTCGCCATAGCGGCGCTGGCGCAGCAGCGCATAGGCGGCGAGAATCTTGCGGGCATAGGCGGCCTTGTCCGGGCCCCGCAGCCGTTCGGCCAGAGCTTCGATCACGCCATCCGGCATGCTTTCCGGCTCCAGCGTCACGCTGATCGCAGTCCGGTAGTCGCTCGCAATCGAATGGCGCTGGTTAGGCAGGGTCACGATCAATTCGTCTGATGTGTGAACGTCGTCGATCGTCAGATGCAGGCTGCCCTTCACCGCGACATAGACATGGCAGCAACCGGGGGTCCGCTTGCGGGGCCGGCCAAGCAGGCC comes from Bradyrhizobium sp. CCGE-LA001 and encodes:
- a CDS encoding helix-turn-helix domain-containing protein, with product MEYIGRESDHLMLITPERVFYAGLLGRPRKRTPGCCHVYVAVKGSLHLTIDDVHTSDELIVTLPNQRHSIASDYRTAISVTLEPESMPDGVIEALAERLRGPDKAAYARKILAAYALLRQRRYGDLTTAEFDEMCFGEPLPRRVLDPRVMRAVARIERFSGEPVTADTCAAEAGLSASRFLHLFKEETGISFRSFRAWKRARHLLHFANQDLNLAHLAQDIGYPDSTHFSHSIRRFYGLKPRAIFVGSRDLAIYRSNETVRLAEAS